From the Lactuca sativa cultivar Salinas chromosome 9, Lsat_Salinas_v11, whole genome shotgun sequence genome, the window ATGATTTTGTTATAACTTTGTAGCCAACCGACTTCACATTTATTTGCCAACGGGAATGGTCTAAGTAGCTCCCTTAAATACTTAATTCCAAGGTCTGTTTGTTGATTTTAAAGGCTCCGAGTGATTGTGCGAGGAGTAAAAATGAGAACTTAAATtgacctcatatatatatatatatataaataatttaagtgaTGAATTGTCACGAGggaaaactaaaaactaaattcAATTAATAAAAGATTCAAATGCAAATTTATAAAAGTCAAGGGCTAAGTATGTGTAACTTATGGATAAAAAAAAATTGGGAGGTGGGATAGATCGCAAAACATGGAACATAAATAAACTTGAAGTATAGCAATCTATTTAAAAAATCACCCCTTTAACCAGATGAACGAGTTGGTTTTATGTTTAAGTTAACTGATAATTTGGTTAAAACTTAAAACTCAGTCCCTATTTTTTGAAGGCCTGGTTAGCTAGTGGACTTCTCAGGCCTCTTTTCATGCCAGGTCGGCCTGAAGAACCGGATCGTTGCCAGCTCATCTGATGGGTCTTGGCATGGTTGTATGACAGATAACTTATCTTTTTTATCAACCCGTTACCCAATCTACTCGATCCATCCTTTTTGTACTATAGATGCACTAGAAGTGTTGGACGAATTAATGTTTGAATAAAAATCAATGCTCTCATATCTCTGACCAGTCAACGGTTTAGAGTTCAAACTAAATTAAAGAGCTCTGACCAGGAATTTATTTCTCTAGTCAATGTCAATATCTTCCTGGCGGCTAGGCTCAAAATCAAATGTCAACTAACGAGCTGTCAAATGTTATCAGATATTTCTCTTATTTGTTTATCTTCGTATTTTGATAGGACTCCATTATCTTTCTGTCACTTGCAATAGTGTTAGTCATCCTGATGTACCAAGAGAACTGCAGGAAACTTAAACTTTGTGTCGCCAATGGCGTATTGCAGGTCATTACCATTTCTGATATTATTGATGTTGCTTAGCTTTCAAAGCCTTCTAACAGCACATGAAGATCCATCTTACAAGGACATACAGGTGGGAGTGATTCTTGACATGGATTCATGGGTTGGGAAGGTCGTTTGTAGTTGCATCACCATGGCTGTTTCTGACTTTTACAGAATCAATCCTCACTACACAACAAGGATAACTTTTACAACCAGGGATACCAAAGGAGAACCCCTGCTTGTGTTGTCCACTGGTGCAGTCTTTTCTCTTATTAATTTTTAGTTCTTTGTTTTTTGTAACCTTTATTTTTTAAACTAATATACTGTTCATCGACATTCAGCTCTTGATCTTTTGGAGAACACTGAAGTGCAAGCGATAATAGGTCCAGAATCAACGGCTGAAGCAAGATTCTTGGAGGTTTTGGGAGACAAAGCTAACATACCGATTCTTTCGTTTTCAACAACCCCATTTTCAAATCAGAATCATAATCTTCTTCGAATGGCAGATGATGAAACCAGTCAGTTCAAAGGCGTTGCTGCCATGGTTGAATTGTTTAAAGCAAAGAATGTGATTGTTATCTGCGAGGACACTGAAAACGGGAGAGAAATGGCTACTTATATGGCTAGTGAGTTTCAAGAGAAAAATATACACGTTACATATACTAGCCTAATTTCAACCTCTGCTAGCAAAGAACAAGTAAGTGAAGAGCTTCAAAAACTTCAAACTATGCAAGCCATGGTTTTTGTCATGCATACACCGCCTTCTCTGGCAACTGGTATTTTCTCCAAAGCAAAAGAGTTGGGCATGATGGATGAAGGATACATGTGGATCATAACAAGTAAGACTACCAACTTGTTGGATTCCATGGATGCTGAAGCAATCAAATCAATGCAGGGGGCTGTGGGTTTCAGATCGTATTTTCCAGCATCAAGGAAGCTTCATAACTTTGTTTCGAAATGGAGAAAGGAACATTATGCCTTGGAGCCGTTTATGGAGTACAAGGAGGTAGATTCTAATGGTATATGGGCATATGATGCAGTTTATGCACTCGCCATGGCTATTGAGAaggtacatacaaccctaattggCATGTCTTCATCAATACATGCATCACTTTTGGATGAGATGTTAAGAGTCAAGTTCCATGGTTTAGGTGGTGAATTCAATCTTATGAATGGGAGAAGCATCTCCAAAGCCATGGAAGTTGTAAATGTGATTGGTAAAGGTGGTAGGAGGGTAGGGTTCTGGATGATGATGTCTGCGAATGGTGAGTTTGTGAAAGAAATAGGAAAACAGAATTCCACTTCCAATCATGGCCTGGAAAGTATTATTTGGCCAGGAGGGAGTAGTGCAACATTTCCAAAGCGTAGGATTCTAGAAACAAATGGCAATAAGAAGCTGAGAATTCTGGTTCCAGATTTCGGCACATTCCCTAATTTACTACAACTTACTGTTGATCCGAAAACAAATATATCGGGTGTGAGTGGGTTTTGTGGGGATGTTTTCAATGCTGCGTTCAGTGCCTTGGATTATGGAGTAGGCGTTGAGATTATTCCATACCCTTATAAGGATGGAATGAATTACAACGATCTAATCGACAAAATCTATCTTAAGGAATATGATGCTGTTATTGGGGATATCACAATCACAGCAAATAGATCTGTCTATGTGGACTTCACATTGCCCTTCAGTGATCTGGGAACTGGCACAATAGCCCGAAATGCCAAGAAAAACATGTGGATTTTTCTA encodes:
- the LOC111885505 gene encoding glutamate receptor 1.2 isoform X4, whose product is MAYCRSLPFLILLMLLSFQSLLTAHEDPSYKDIQVGVILDMDSWVGKVVCSCITMAVSDFYRINPHYTTRITFTTRDTKGEPLLVLSTALDLLENTEVQAIIGPESTAEARFLEVLGDKANIPILSFSTTPFSNQNHNLLRMADDETSQFKGVAAMVELFKAKNVIVICEDTENGREMATYMASEFQEKNIHVTYTSLISTSASKEQVSEELQKLQTMQAMVFVMHTPPSLATGIFSKAKELGMMDEGYMWIITSKTTNLLDSMDAEAIKSMQGAVGFRSYFPASRKLHNFVSKWRKEHYALEPFMEYKEVDSNGIWAYDAVYALAMAIEKVHTTLIGMSSSIHASLLDEMLRVKFHGLGGEFNLMNGRSISKAMEVVNVIGKGGRRVGFWMMMSANGEFVKEIGKQNSTSNHGLESIIWPGGSSATFPKRRILETNGNKKLRILVPDFGTFPNLLQLTVDPKTNISGVSGFCGDVFNAAFSALDYGVGVEIIPYPYKDGMNYNDLIDKIYLKEYDAVIGDITITANRSVYVDFTLPFSDLGTGTIARNAKKNMWIFLDPLSADLWITSGCFFLFLGFVIWFIEHRINEEFQGSTCQQIGTTLWFAFSTLVYAHREKLQSNLSRFVVTVWVFVVLVLTSSYTATLSSVLTVQQIGMKETSTGFLGVSFGGAAFNNMNFGGAKIENLYTPEAYVKALTSGGVDAIIDEILYVKSVLAMYPTSDFSLISTASTTNGFGFAFQKGSPLAGEMSTEIAKMREDGTLKALEDKWLKRQSALMSKDFSSPSPKILNLYGFRGLFLISGVTMAFALLVSMVRIVREKLHVKIKMQIS
- the LOC111885505 gene encoding glutamate receptor 1.2 isoform X2; protein product: MAYCRSLPFLILLMLLSFQSLLTAHEDPSYKDIQVGVILDMDSWVGKVVCSCITMAVSDFYRINPHYTTRITFTTRDTKGEPLLVLSTALDLLENTEVQAIIGPESTAEARFLEVLGDKANIPILSFSTTPFSNQNHNLLRMADDETSQFKGVAAMVELFKAKNVIVICEDTENGREMATYMASEFQEKNIHVTYTSLISTSASKEQVSEELQKLQTMQAMVFVMHTPPSLATGIFSKAKELGMMDEGYMWIITSKTTNLLDSMDAEAIKSMQGAVGFRSYFPASRKLHNFVSKWRKEHYALEPFMEYKEVDSNGIWAYDAVYALAMAIEKVHTTLIGMSSSIHASLLDEMLRVKFHGLGGEFNLMNGRSISKAMEVVNVIGKGGRRVGFWMMMSANGEFVKEIGKQNSTSNHGLESIIWPGGSSATFPKRRILETNGNKKLRILVPDFGTFPNLLQLTVDPKTNISGVSGFCGDVFNAAFSALDYGVGVEIIPYPYKDGMNYNDLIDKIYLKEYDAVIGDITITANRSVYVDFTLPFSDLGTGTIARNAKKNMWIFLDPLSADLWITSGCFFLFLGFVIWFIEHRINEEFQGSTCQQIGTTLWFAFSTLVYAHREKLQSNLSRFVVTVWVFVVLVLTSSYTATLSSVLTVQQIGMKETSTGFLGVSFGGAAFNNMNFGGAKIENLYTPEAYVKALTSGGVDAIIDEILYVKSVLAMYPTSDFSLISTASTTNGFGFAFQKGSPLAGEMSTEIAKMREDGTLKALEDKWLKRQSALMSKDFSSPSPKILNLYGFRGLFLISGVTMAFALLVSMVRIVREKLHVKIKMQNHGIKARVSNPSFSRTAYN
- the LOC111885505 gene encoding glutamate receptor 1.2 isoform X1; the protein is MAYCRSLPFLILLMLLSFQSLLTAHEDPSYKDIQVGVILDMDSWVGKVVCSCITMAVSDFYRINPHYTTRITFTTRDTKGEPLLVLSTALDLLENTEVQAIIGPESTAEARFLEVLGDKANIPILSFSTTPFSNQNHNLLRMADDETSQFKGVAAMVELFKAKNVIVICEDTENGREMATYMASEFQEKNIHVTYTSLISTSASKEQVSEELQKLQTMQAMVFVMHTPPSLATGIFSKAKELGMMDEGYMWIITSKTTNLLDSMDAEAIKSMQGAVGFRSYFPASRKLHNFVSKWRKEHYALEPFMEYKEVDSNGIWAYDAVYALAMAIEKVHTTLIGMSSSIHASLLDEMLRVKFHGLGGEFNLMNGRSISKAMEVVNVIGKGGRRVGFWMMMSANGEFVKEIGKQNSTSNHGLESIIWPGGSSATFPKRRILETNGNKKLRILVPDFGTFPNLLQLTVDPKTNISGVSGFCGDVFNAAFSALDYGVGVEIIPYPYKDGMNYNDLIDKIYLKEYDAVIGDITITANRSVYVDFTLPFSDLGTGTIARNAKKNMWIFLDPLSADLWITSGCFFLFLGFVIWFIEHRINEEFQGSTCQQIGTTLWFAFSTLVYAHREKLQSNLSRFVVTVWVFVVLVLTSSYTATLSSVLTVQQIGMKETSTGFLGVSFGGAAFNNMNFGGAKIENLYTPEAYVKALTSGGVDAIIDEILYVKSVLAMYPTSDFSLISTASTTNGFGFAFQKGSPLAGEMSTEIAKMREDGTLKALEDKWLKRQSALMSKDFSSPSPKILNLYGFRGLFLISGVTMAFALLVSMVRIVREKLHVKIKMQVWRHILRRSSEIHAQDSDAESTV
- the LOC111885505 gene encoding glutamate receptor 1.2 isoform X5 produces the protein MAYCRINPHYTTRITFTTRDTKGEPLLVLSTALDLLENTEVQAIIGPESTAEARFLEVLGDKANIPILSFSTTPFSNQNHNLLRMADDETSQFKGVAAMVELFKAKNVIVICEDTENGREMATYMASEFQEKNIHVTYTSLISTSASKEQVSEELQKLQTMQAMVFVMHTPPSLATGIFSKAKELGMMDEGYMWIITSKTTNLLDSMDAEAIKSMQGAVGFRSYFPASRKLHNFVSKWRKEHYALEPFMEYKEVDSNGIWAYDAVYALAMAIEKVHTTLIGMSSSIHASLLDEMLRVKFHGLGGEFNLMNGRSISKAMEVVNVIGKGGRRVGFWMMMSANGEFVKEIGKQNSTSNHGLESIIWPGGSSATFPKRRILETNGNKKLRILVPDFGTFPNLLQLTVDPKTNISGVSGFCGDVFNAAFSALDYGVGVEIIPYPYKDGMNYNDLIDKIYLKEYDAVIGDITITANRSVYVDFTLPFSDLGTGTIARNAKKNMWIFLDPLSADLWITSGCFFLFLGFVIWFIEHRINEEFQGSTCQQIGTTLWFAFSTLVYAHREKLQSNLSRFVVTVWVFVVLVLTSSYTATLSSVLTVQQIGMKETSTGFLGVSFGGAAFNNMNFGGAKIENLYTPEAYVKALTSGGVDAIIDEILYVKSVLAMYPTSDFSLISTASTTNGFGFAFQKGSPLAGEMSTEIAKMREDGTLKALEDKWLKRQSALMSKDFSSPSPKILNLYGFRGLFLISGVTMAFALLVSMVRIVREKLHVKIKMQVWRHILRRSSEIHAQDSDAESTV
- the LOC111885505 gene encoding glutamate receptor 1.2 isoform X3, whose translation is MYQENCRKLKLCVANGVLQVGVILDMDSWVGKVVCSCITMAVSDFYRINPHYTTRITFTTRDTKGEPLLVLSTALDLLENTEVQAIIGPESTAEARFLEVLGDKANIPILSFSTTPFSNQNHNLLRMADDETSQFKGVAAMVELFKAKNVIVICEDTENGREMATYMASEFQEKNIHVTYTSLISTSASKEQVSEELQKLQTMQAMVFVMHTPPSLATGIFSKAKELGMMDEGYMWIITSKTTNLLDSMDAEAIKSMQGAVGFRSYFPASRKLHNFVSKWRKEHYALEPFMEYKEVDSNGIWAYDAVYALAMAIEKVHTTLIGMSSSIHASLLDEMLRVKFHGLGGEFNLMNGRSISKAMEVVNVIGKGGRRVGFWMMMSANGEFVKEIGKQNSTSNHGLESIIWPGGSSATFPKRRILETNGNKKLRILVPDFGTFPNLLQLTVDPKTNISGVSGFCGDVFNAAFSALDYGVGVEIIPYPYKDGMNYNDLIDKIYLKEYDAVIGDITITANRSVYVDFTLPFSDLGTGTIARNAKKNMWIFLDPLSADLWITSGCFFLFLGFVIWFIEHRINEEFQGSTCQQIGTTLWFAFSTLVYAHREKLQSNLSRFVVTVWVFVVLVLTSSYTATLSSVLTVQQIGMKETSTGFLGVSFGGAAFNNMNFGGAKIENLYTPEAYVKALTSGGVDAIIDEILYVKSVLAMYPTSDFSLISTASTTNGFGFAFQKGSPLAGEMSTEIAKMREDGTLKALEDKWLKRQSALMSKDFSSPSPKILNLYGFRGLFLISGVTMAFALLVSMVRIVREKLHVKIKMQVWRHILRRSSEIHAQDSDAESTV